One window of the Ictidomys tridecemlineatus isolate mIctTri1 chromosome 11, mIctTri1.hap1, whole genome shotgun sequence genome contains the following:
- the Rabggtb gene encoding geranylgeranyl transferase type-2 subunit beta isoform X1, which produces MGTPQKDVIIKSDAPVTLLLEKHADYIASYGSKKDDYEYCMSEYLRMSGVYWGLTVMDLMGQLDRMNREEILTFIKSCQHECGGISASIGHDPHLLYTLSAVQILTLYDSINVIDVNKVVEYVQSLQKEDGSFAGDIWGEIDTRFSFCAVATLALLGKLDAINVEKAIEFVLSCMNFDGGFGCRPGSESHAGQIYCCTGFLAITSQLHQVNSDLLGWWLCERQLPSGGLNGRPEKLPDVCYSWWVLASLKIIGRLHWIDREKLRAFILACQDEETGGFADRPGDMVDPFHTLFGIAGLSLLGEEQIKPVSPVFCMPEEVLRRVNVQPELVS; this is translated from the exons ATG ggcACACCACAGAAGGATGTTATCATCAAGTCTGATGCACCTGTCACCCTTTTACTGGAGAAACATGCAGATTATATTGCATCCTATGGCTCAAAGAAAGATGACTAT GAATACTGTATGTCTGAGTACTTGAGAATGAGTGGTGTCTACTGGGGTCTGACAGTAATGGATCTCATGGGACAACTTGATCGGATGAATAGAGAAGAGATTCTGACGTTTATTAAGTCATGTCAACATGAGTGTGGTGGAATAAGTGCAAGCATTGGACATGATCCTCATCTTTTGTATACTCTTAGTGCTGTCCAG ATTCTTACTCTTTATGATAGTATTAATGTTATTGATGTAAATAAAGTTGTGGAATATGTTCAAAGTCTGCAGAAAGAAGATGGTTCTTTTGCTGGAGACATTTGGG GAGAAATTGATACAAGATTCTCCTTTTGTGCAGTGGCAACTTTGGCTCTGTTG GGGAAACTTGATGCTATTAATGTTGAAAAGGCAATCGAATTTGTTTTATCCTGTATGAACTTTGATGGTGGATTTGGTTGTCGACCTGGTTCTGAATCCCATGCTGGACAG ATCTATTGTTGCACAGGATTTCTGGCTATTACTAGTCAGTTGCATCAAGTAAATTCTGATTTACTTGGTTGGTGGCTTTGTGAACGTCAGTTACCTTCAGGAGGACTCAATGGAAGGCCGGAGAAG TTACCGGATGTGTGCTATTCATGGTGGGTATTGGCTTCCCTAAAGATAATTGGAAGGCTTCATTGGATTGACAGAGAGAAACTGAGAGCCTTCATTTTGGCATGTCAAGATGAAGAAACTGGAGGGTTTGCAGATAGGCCAGGAGACATG gtggATCCTTTTCATACATTATTTGGCATTGCTGGATTGTCACTTTTGGGAGAAGAACAGATTAAACCTGTTAGTCCTGTTTTTTGCATGCCTGAAGAAGTGCTTCGAAGAGTCAATGTTCAGCCTGAACTAGTGAGCTAG
- the Rabggtb gene encoding geranylgeranyl transferase type-2 subunit beta isoform X2, which produces MGTPQKDVIIKSDAPVTLLLEKHADYIASYGSKKDDYEYCMSEYLRMSGVYWGLTVMDLMGQLDRMNREEILTFIKSCQHECGGISASIGHDPHLLYTLSAVQILTLYDSINVIDVNKVVEYVQSLQKEDGSFAGDIWVATLALLGKLDAINVEKAIEFVLSCMNFDGGFGCRPGSESHAGQIYCCTGFLAITSQLHQVNSDLLGWWLCERQLPSGGLNGRPEKLPDVCYSWWVLASLKIIGRLHWIDREKLRAFILACQDEETGGFADRPGDMVDPFHTLFGIAGLSLLGEEQIKPVSPVFCMPEEVLRRVNVQPELVS; this is translated from the exons ATG ggcACACCACAGAAGGATGTTATCATCAAGTCTGATGCACCTGTCACCCTTTTACTGGAGAAACATGCAGATTATATTGCATCCTATGGCTCAAAGAAAGATGACTAT GAATACTGTATGTCTGAGTACTTGAGAATGAGTGGTGTCTACTGGGGTCTGACAGTAATGGATCTCATGGGACAACTTGATCGGATGAATAGAGAAGAGATTCTGACGTTTATTAAGTCATGTCAACATGAGTGTGGTGGAATAAGTGCAAGCATTGGACATGATCCTCATCTTTTGTATACTCTTAGTGCTGTCCAG ATTCTTACTCTTTATGATAGTATTAATGTTATTGATGTAAATAAAGTTGTGGAATATGTTCAAAGTCTGCAGAAAGAAGATGGTTCTTTTGCTGGAGACATTTGGG TGGCAACTTTGGCTCTGTTG GGGAAACTTGATGCTATTAATGTTGAAAAGGCAATCGAATTTGTTTTATCCTGTATGAACTTTGATGGTGGATTTGGTTGTCGACCTGGTTCTGAATCCCATGCTGGACAG ATCTATTGTTGCACAGGATTTCTGGCTATTACTAGTCAGTTGCATCAAGTAAATTCTGATTTACTTGGTTGGTGGCTTTGTGAACGTCAGTTACCTTCAGGAGGACTCAATGGAAGGCCGGAGAAG TTACCGGATGTGTGCTATTCATGGTGGGTATTGGCTTCCCTAAAGATAATTGGAAGGCTTCATTGGATTGACAGAGAGAAACTGAGAGCCTTCATTTTGGCATGTCAAGATGAAGAAACTGGAGGGTTTGCAGATAGGCCAGGAGACATG gtggATCCTTTTCATACATTATTTGGCATTGCTGGATTGTCACTTTTGGGAGAAGAACAGATTAAACCTGTTAGTCCTGTTTTTTGCATGCCTGAAGAAGTGCTTCGAAGAGTCAATGTTCAGCCTGAACTAGTGAGCTAG